The DNA region CCTGGTCCAGAATATTGGAACATAAATAGTGGATAAGTTTTAGAACTATCAAAATTTGCTGGTTTGATCATCCACATATTTAAATCGTTACCATTTACATTAATAGTAGAAAATTCTTTTTTTGAAATTTGATAATCTTTAAGTTGCTCTTTTAAATCCTTATTATCTTTAATAACCTTTAAAGTTTCTCCTTTTTTAGATTCATTTAAAGTATAAAGATATGGTGTGTCAGAGCTTGAATAAGTATTTATAAAAAAGGTGAAATCTGCACTAAAATCTGCATTGTTTGTTCCTGTTTTATCTGTTAATCTTTGCTTTTTAGTTCCGTTTAATTTTATAGCATAAACATCTCGGTTAATACTTCCGTTTTCTACAGATTGGTAAAAAATTCTATCGGTTTTTTCATCGTAACCATAGTAGCTAGTTACTTCCCAATTTCCTTTAGTAACTTGATTAATTAACTTTCCGTTTTTGTCGTAGTGATAAATGTGGTTATAACCATCTTTTTCGCTAGTCCAAATAAAACTATCATCGTCTAAAAAGGTAAGATCAAAAGTAACATCTATGTAAGCTTTATCATTTTCTGCAACAACAATATTTGCTTCTTTTGTGCTAGCATTTACAAACCAAAGATCTAATTGGTTTTGATGACGATTCATAAATTGAGCACTTAGAACATCTGGATCATTGGTCCATTTAATTCTTGGAATATAAAAATCTTCATAGTTTTTAGACACTTTTACAACTTCTGCAGAATTTGTTTTTAAATCGTAAATGTGTAATGATACTTTAGAGTTTTTCTCACCTGCTTTTGGGTATTTAAAAACTGTTTGTGTTTGATATAAATCTTGACCATAAACATCCATAGAAAATTCTGGAACATCCGTCTCATCAAATTTAATAAATGCAATTTTGTTGCTATCTGCATTCCAATCAAAAGCACGAACAAAACTAAACTCTTCTTCGTATACCCAATCTGTAATTCCGTTTATAATTTTATTTTTAACACCATCTGTTGTAATCTGGCTAATTTTTCCAGAGTTTAAATCTTTTACAAATAGATTATTATTTAATCCAAATGCTATTTTGGTTCCATCTGGAGAAAATGTTGGTTCTTGAATTTTATCTTCTGTCACTAAAGTTGTTTCTCCTGTTTTTGTATTAAACACATAGTATTTTCCTAAAGAAGATCTTCTAAAAATAGCTTCTTCTTCTGTAGCTAATAAAACTTGAGATTCGTCCTTACTAAACGTGTAATCTGTAAAATAGGGAATTTGTTCTATATCTGCCGAGCTAACTAAAGTTTTTGTTTTCTCTAATGTTTTATAATCAAATATATCTATGGTAGTTGCGCGGTTTGCTCTGTCAAAATTTAATACAGAATATTGTTTACCGTTGTTTAAAGAGTGTAATGCTTGTAACCCATCGGTTCTAAAAGTTCCGTTCCAAATTTCTTCTAATGTAATTTGCTTGTTTTGAGCGGTTAAAGTTGAAGTTATTAAAACCGTAAATAGGGATAAAATTCTAAGTAATTTCATTTAAAATTAAATATTTAATAATAGGATGTCAAGTTTACTAAAAAATAGCCAAAAAACCGTAAATATTAACAGTTAAATAGGCATAATTTAAAATAGCTAATAAATTTAAAAGCTTAATCTTATCTTTGCAGTTCTTAAAATAAGTTATAGATGGCAACAATTGTTTCTGGATTTTCAAAATTATCTAAAGAACAAAAGGTAGATTGGTTAGTAAACAATCATTTTTCTAATGCAACAAACGCAAAACAAACTCTAACTCAGTATTGGAATGAAGATGAAAAACTTCAGCAATTACACGACGAGTTTATAGAAAATACAATCACTAATTATTATTTACCATTTGGCGTTGCTCCAAACTTTGTTATAAACGACAAAGTTTACACAATTCCTATGACTATTGAAGAAAGCTCGGTAGTAGCTGCTGCTAGTAAAGCTGCCAAGTTCTGGCAATCTCGTGGTGGATTTAAAACCCAAGTTATTAGTACTACAAAAATTGGTCAAGTACATTTTATGTTTGAAGGCGAAAAAGACCAGCTTTTTTCTTTTTTTGATCACATAAAACCTAAGCTAATCCAAGACGCTAAACCAATAACTAAAAACATGGAAAAGCGTGGCGGAGGAATTTTAGACATTAAATTAATAGACAAAACAGTAGATTTAGATCATTACTACCAATTGCACGCTACTTTTGAAACTTTAGACGCAATGGGAGCAAATTTTATAAATTCTTGTTTAGAACAATTTGCAAAAACTTTTAAAGCTGAAGCTGAAAAGCAACAATTAGTACCTGTTGAAATTATTATGAGCATACTGTCTAACTACGTTCCAGAATGTTTAGTTAGAGCCGAAGTAAGCTGTAAAGTTGAAGAATTAGCCGAAAAAGATATTAACCCAAATACGTTTGCCGAAAAGTTTGTACAAGCCGTAAAAATTGCCGAAATCGAACCTTACAGAGCTGTCACACACAACAAAGGTGTGATGAACGGTATAGATGCAGTAATTTTAGCTACTGGTAACGATTTTAGAGCTGTAGAAGCTGGTGTGCATGCATATGCATCAAAAGATGGTAAATACTCTAGTTTAACACATGCTAAAATAGAAAATGGAATATTTAGCTTTTGGATTGAAATTCCTTTAGCTTTAGGAACTGTTGGTGGATTAACAAGTTTACATCCTTTAGTAAAATTGGCACTTAAACAATTGGATAATCCTACTGCAAAAGAACTTATGCAAATTGTTGCTGTTGCTGGATTAGCTCAAAACTTTGCTGCGTTAAGAAGTTTAACAACTACAGGTATACAAGAAGGACACATGAAAATGCATTTAATGAATATCTTAAATCAATATGAAGCGACTACAAAAGAAAAAGAAATTATAATTAATCACTTTAAACAAAACACCGTTTCGCACAGTGCAGTTGTAGAACAAATAGAAAAACTAAGAGCATAAATGCAAAATTATAATAGTCATGGTAAACTATTGCTAACAGCAGAATACGTTGTCTTAGATGGCGCAAAAGCGCTAGCTATTCCTACCACTTTTGGTCAATCACTTAAAGTGGAAAAAACAGAACGTAATAGTATTATCTGGGAAAGCTTTGACCATGACAACAAATCCTGGTTTAATGCTACTTTTTTTGTTGATAATGAAAGTTTTTTAGTTGAAAAAACTTCAAATCCAGAAGTATCTGATAGATTGCTACAAATTTTTGAAGCTGTAAAACAACTGAATCCTTCATTTTTAAAAACTACAGGTTATACAATTTCTACAAGACTAGAATTCCCTAAAAATTGGGGCTTAGGCACATCTTCTACTTTAATAAATAATATTGCGAATTGGGCAAAAGTAGATGCTTACAAATTATTAGAATTAACTTTTGGCGGAAGTGGTTACGATATTGCCTGCGCACAACATGATAATCCATTAACCTACCAATTAACTGATAAACAAAGACTTATTAAAACCGTAAACTTTAATCCAAGTTTTAAAGACAACTTATATTTTGTTTATTTAAATAAGAAACAAAATAGCCGAGATGGTATTGCGCATTACAAAGCTAATAGAACGAATTTAGACGAAACTATAATCGGTATTAATCATATTACCAATCAAATTATTAATTGTGAAACTTTAGACAATTTTGAATCACTACTAACAGCACATGAGCAATTAATAGCTAAAGTCACTAACCAAACTCCAAAAAAAGACCAATTTTTTAAAGACTTTAAAGGTAGCATCAAAAGTCTTGGCGCTTGGGGCGGAGATTTTATATTAGTTGCATCAAAGTCAAATCCTACAGATTATTTTAACAGTAAAGGGTTAAGTACTATCATAGCTTATAAGGATATGATTATATAAACAATTCTCCTTATTATAAATTTTCTATAACCTTTATAAAATAAAAAAAGCCTCTTGTTTTTCAAGAGGCTTTTTTATTTTATTATTTAAAGATAATTACTGAACTGTTTTAGCACGGTTATCTTCAATTTCTGCAGTGTCTTTTAAAGCATTGTATAATCTACTTTGTACAGAAGTTAACTTTTGAGTACTTACTTGATTAGCAAAAGGCTGGTAGTTTTCTAATTCTACAGCTGGTGTCTTTTTAGTAGTTTGAACCATAAATACACCTGTATTACCTTTAATTAATCCAGAAGTTTGTCCTTCTTCTAATCCAAATGCAGTACCTACAACCATTGGCTCTTTACCTGCTCCAGCAATTGTTGGGTTTTTCATATTAATCGCTGAAGACGATCTTACATTTTGGTTTTCAGATTTAGCAAAATCCTCTAATGTAGATGCATTAACACGATCCATTATCATTTTTGCTTTTTTGTTTTTTCTAATTTCTGGTAATGCTGTTACAGAAGCATCTTCAACACTCATTAAACCTGCTTCAGATTTAGATGTTAATTGCGCTATAACTATACCTCCAGAAACAGGAAAACGTTTGTAATCTCCAACATCTGTACCTTCTTCAAAAGCCCATCTTACAATTTGTCTTTGATTACCAATTCCTGGTATACTTTCGTCTAATTCTTTTGCTGTCATAGGACGCACATCGTAATTAGATGCTTTTGCTACTTCTGCAAAGTTTTGGTTTTCTAAAGCTACTTCAAAAGTAGAAGCGTCTCTAAAAATCTTATCATTAGTTTCTTCAGAAGGTTCAATTTTTCTAGCTATTGTTGCTACTTTTACCATATCTGAAGATCCTTTTTGACCTTCTACTTCCATGATATGTAAACCATAAGTGGTTTCTACAACTCCTAAATCTCCAGTTTTACCTTCAAAAGCAAAGTCTCTAAATTCTGGAACCATTCTATCATAAGCAAACCAATCGTATCTTCCTTCGTTTTCTACACTTCCTTGATCTGAAGAATAATCTGTAACAAACTGAGAGAATTTTGATTTATCAGATTTTAACACTGCTAATAAGCTATCTGCAAATGCAACAGCTTCTTCTTTTGTTCTTGCATCTTCTGGTGCTCTTGCTGCACCTACAAATGGTATTAAAATGTGTCTAGTTTTTGCAGAATCTGGTAACGTTGTTCTTCCAACTAACTTAGATAATTTATAGTAGTTACCTTCTTTGTAAGGTCCATAAATAAATCCAATTTCTTTGTTAAAAATCGTATCTGCTAATGTTTCTGGTAATGCAGACTTCTTTAAAAATCTGTCGTTAAATTTAATATCATCAGAATTAGCGTTTACAAAATCTGCTACATCTGTTGTGTTTTTAAAACCAATTTCTGTACGTTTTTTGTTTTCAGCAGTTTCATCATAAACTTCATTATCATTGATTAACTTCTTTAAGTCTTCTTGAATTTTCGTTTCGTCTTCTGCAGAAGCTACTTCTTTAAAAAACACATATTGAAAACTTCTACTAGCTTCTGTTTGATAAGACTGTTTGTTTTTAGAAATATAGTCTTTAATTTCTGATTTAGACACTGTAATTGTACTATCTGCAATAGAGCTAAATGGTACTTGTACATACTTAATATCTACTTTATCATTTTCTAATTTATGCTCTAATTCGCCTTCTGCTAACGTAGCAGTTGCACCAGCTTTTACCATATTAAAGTAGTCTGATTGTAAAGCACCAACAGCTAATTGTTGTTCGTAATTTACCCAGTTTTGGTAAGCTTGAGAAGATGTAGATTTTAAATTATCTATGTAAACTTTTAATTTAGACTCGTCAAAAACGCCAGCTTCGTTTAAAAATTCTGGACTAGTAGAAAGTGCATTTTTTAAAATGTCTCTCATCTGGTCTGTCTCTATAGATAATCCTAATTTATCAAATTGTCCTTCCATTACTGCTTCTCTTACTTTTGCATCAAAAACACGATTCATAACTTGAGAAGAAGTTGCATTTGGTCCCATTTGCTGTTGTTGTTGCTCTACAAGTGTCATAAACTCTACTCTGCTTATGTCTTTACCGTTAATAGTTGCAACAACGTCTGGTGATTTACCGAATAAAACGTCTTTGTTATCAAATAAACTTGATAAGATAAATGCGAATAAAGCCAGCGCAATAACTAATATTAATACTACTGTCTTTTGTCTTATTTTATTTAAAATTGCCATTTTTTATGATAAATTTTATGAAATATAGTGGGCGAAAATACCATTTTCTATTCAATAATAAAAGTACTTTTTATAATAAATCCTTAATAATTAGAACTTATATTATTTTGTCTGATTTAAAAGGAATTAAGGCTAGTCTTGGTCTTTAATTTTTAAGGCGACTAAATCTATTTTTGTATTAGAAGCTTCTAAGATTTTAAATTCAAAACTGTCTATGGTTACAATCTCGTCTTGTTGCGGAATTTCTTCTGTAAAATCTACAATTAAACCACCTAAAGTTTCGTAGTTTTCGCCTTCAGGTAAATCTATTTTGTAAGTTTCATTTATATAGTCTACTTCTAATCTTGCAGAAAAAATATAGTTGTCGCTATCTTTTTGTTCTTCTATTAAATCTACACTATCGTGCTCATCTTCGATTTCTCCAAATAACTCTTCAACTATGTCTTCTACAGTCATTATTCCAGATGTTCCTCCATATTCATCTACTACAACAGCAATACTTTTTCGTTTTTTTATTAGTACATTTAGTATGTCTTTAATTAGCATAGTTTCTGGAACCAACTCTACTGGCATAATCATAGAGCCTATATTTTTTGGTTTTTTAAACAAGTCGAAAGAATGAACGTAACCTAAAATTTCGTCTATAGTTTCTTTATAAATTAATATTTTAGAATAGCCTGTTTCTGTAAACAATTTACTTAAATCGTCTACAGAATCGTGTAACTCTAGTGCAGTAATCTCTGTACGTGGCACCATGACTTCTCTTGCTTTTACTTCTGAAAACTCTAAAGCGTTTTGAAAAATCTGGATTTCGGTATCTATATCTTCATGCTCTTCTACACTTTCCATTTGCTCACTAATATAGTTTCCTAACTCTACTTTTGTAAAGGCTAATTGTACTTGATCGCCTTCTGTTTTAAAAAACTTTTTTAATACTACATCACTAATCCAAATAACAAAATCTGATATAAATGTGAATAGTAAATAGAACAAATAAGCCGGAAAGGCTAATATTTTTAGCAATGAATTTGCGTAAATCTGAAAGAAAACTTTTGGTAAAAATTCGGCAGTAAATAATATTATTAATGTTGAAATTATGGTTTGGGTTAATAGCTCTAGATCTGTAAGCATGTAAGTTACAAAAGGATTATCTATCGAAATAGAACTTTTCAACCATTCATCCCATAATTCCCCCATACGCAAACCATAAATCACCAATGCTATATTGTTACCAATTAACATTGTGGCTATAAATTTTGATGGTTTTGCAGTTATTTTAGTGAGTATATTGGCTAAAAAACCGTCTTGTTTTTTTTCTATTTCTATATGTATCTTATTAGAGGACACATAGGCAATTTCCATACCCGAGAAAAATGCAGATAGCAGTAACGAACAAATAATTATTATTATTGACGTAACCATTATCTGTTTTTATCAAATTTGTTATTAAATTTTCTTCTGAAGAAAAACATAAAAACAGCTAATACACCTAATAACAAAGAGGCATAAGCACGAGATTCTCCCCAATTTGTTATCGCATCGTACAGAAATAACAATGCGAATACAAGATAGGCAAACTGAAATATTTTAAATAATTTCATCTAACAAGTTATAATTTAATGTAAATATAGTAAAAAAGTAAAAGGCGATTGGCTATTCTGTAACAGCAAATTGTCCTGTTACGCCTAAGACTTCGGCTTTTGTAAAATCTCTATCAGAGTCAAAACCTTCTCCATTAGTCACATAGTCTTTAGATCTAAAAGTAACCGGTAGATTAGTAAATAACCATTGTTTAGTTTGATCGTAATATAATTGATCTGCATATAGTGTATCCAACTCTGGAGTTGCTGCAATAACGTTTCCTCTTAAATCGATTAAATCTGTATCGTTATATACTATTGCATAATCTGAAATTATGGTAGTTTGCTGGTTTTGTTTATCGTAAAGATAAAGTACCATTCCGTCAGGAAATTCGCTGTAAGAAAAACTAAGATTACTATAATCGTACATTTTAGGACTAACTAGATTGGCTGCTAATCTACCAGAATCTGTATATTTTACATTTATACTATCTGATATTCCTACAGGCTCGTTGTCTGATAAATTTAACTTTTTTACATCGTCTAACTTACCCTTACAACTAAAAAACAAGGTCATAGCAAAAGCTATGACCGAGTTTATGATAATATGTATATTGCTTTTTTGCATTATAATTTAGGCACTGAAACGCTTCTACCTATCCAACATCCAATATTAATTGTTTTTCCTGCCATATCTTTATTAAAGATTTCTGACTTTGTTGGTGCTAATGCGTTATATCTAGACGCTGCACTAGAGTTTCCTGCTTTATTAGCTTCTTGAGCTGCTAACCAGAATACTGCTCTTTTATTAAAGCTATCTGTACCACAATTGTTTGCACTTTTTGCATACATTTCTGCAATATGCATATGTGGGTTTTTGTTAGATGGGTTTAATTTTAAAGCTTCTGTAAAATATTGTCTAGCTTGCCCAAAACTTCCTTTTTTCTTTAATCCTAAAGCAATCTTGTAAACTAACTTAGATTTTTTAAATGGATCTGTTTGTAAACTTATTGCTTGATCTAAGTACTTTTGCTCTCCTGTTTTTAAGTATAAGTAGTAAGCTGTATCTGCATCTGGAGATAATTCGTACTTTCTGTCTACTATTTTAATAAATAAAGGATCGTCTGTACACTCTTTCTGGAACATTTTATTTAATGCTCTTTGTAACCAAACTGAGTTATCTTTATTTGCCTCAAAGTTTTTAGTATATAAAGGGATTAAGTTTGAACAGTTTGCTCTATCTCCTAATTCTTTATCTACACCAGCAGTTACTTTATCAAAAGCATCAATCATCTGTCCGTGATATTTTTTATACTTAGCATCTCTTGCAGATAAAGCTGTTCCAGCTTCTTCTTTTGCTAAATACTTATTTAATTGGATTGAGTTATACTCTACTTCATCTTCAATTTTTTCTACAACATCATCATACTTATCAAATAATTCTTGATCTGTTTTTTGACCTGCATCATAAAGATCTACCATTAATTTAAAGTAAACATATAATCCTTTTGTGCTTTTAAAGTTTTCTTTATCTGTTTTGTAAGCGTTATCAAAACAATCATATAGTTGTTGAGAATTTAAACCTAAAACATCTTTATTATCGTACTTTAATAAACAAGCATCTACCATTACATCTCCTACCTTTGTTTTACTAGGAAAATATTGTGCTCTATCATTCCAAAGCTCTGTTAACTCAATTATATAAGTTTTTTTATCTGCTTTAGTTTCGATAAAATTTTCTAATATTTTTTCTCCGTATTGGTATATCGCTAAATTATATTTTGGACAATTTTCTCTTAGCCATTTATAAGGCTCATAAGCAGAATCAAAACTACCTGCTTTTGCTGCTTCTGCCATTAATGACAGTTTTGTACCGCATTCTTGCTCGTTTTGAGCAAATCCTAAACTTAACCCAAAGAACAAAGCGATGATTAATGTAATCTTAGTTTTCATAATCTTTAATATTTATCTTGTTTTAATCGTATTTTCTTTTTTGGAACCATCTGTCATTTAGCGATAGACTAATGTTAATATTAACAAAGTTTTCTTTAACTAAATTAGCATCTGTTGTTCCTCGTTTTCCAAACTCTAAACCTATATTAGCATTAGAGAATGGGTTTCTTGGTGTTCCAACTGGTAATCCTACTCCAAAAGACATGCCAAACTCTTTTATACTTTGATCATTAATGTTTAAACCTGTATTCTCAAAGCGCAATCCTGCTCTATAAACTGTTCTTTTCCAGTAATTTGAAAACGAATTATACTCAGGAATATAAAATCCACCAATAGATATTTTTGAAGCATCTTCAAAAGTAGTACCTGTATTATCGTATAATGGGTTATTGAAGTTACTTGTTTTTTGCGCACTATACTCTAGACCTGCAAACCATTTACGTGGCTCTCCTATACCTGCGCCAACGCTATATTTAGATGGTAAAATTAATGTTGTTTCATCAAGACCGTTACTTGCTAAATCTGCCTCAATTGCATTAACTTCTCCTTCTGCTCCTGTACTATAATCTAACACAATTGTAGAGAATGTTCTTTCATTTTTAGAGACTAAATTTGCTTGAGGCGAATACGTTAACGAACCTTGAAATTCTAATTTATCTGTGAATAGTTTTTTGTAATGCAATCCAAAGTTCCAATTTAAACCACTTAAATCTGACCTATTATATTCTTTGGCTTGGTAAGATAATATTCCTCCTTCTGTATTATAGGCAAACTCTATCGCGCTATTCTCTATCTTTCCAAAATTATAATCTGCATTTACTCCAACACTAAGAGCGTTTGAAATTTGATAACCTGCAGATAAAAACACTTTATTTATACCTCCTTCTCCTTCGTATCTATTTGCAGGATTTCCTGAAGCGTTTGTAGTTTCTAACTTATATCCAACAGTACTATATGGTAATAAACCAAATCCAAAACCTAATTTTCCTACTGGTACTGATAAAGCCAAATAATCAAAAGACGTAGTAGTTGAATTATCCGAACTTGACTGAGATTTTAAAGAAGATGTATTATGACTTCCTCCTACAGTATATTTTACTGGATGACTTTCATTAGCAAAAGTTGCTATATTATTGTCTCCGTATGTAGCAGGATTTGCAAAATTAATATGGATACTGTCTTTATATACAGACATTCCTCCCATACTTCTATTCTCTACAGATCCTTTAAATTTTAAACTTCCTATTCCATAAAAAGAATAAGGCGATCCGCCTCCTTGTTGCGCATTACTTTGAATTGCTACTAAAGCAATAAAAACTATTAAAAGTTTTTTAATCATTCGTTTATATTGTTGTATAAAATAAAATTTAAGCCTTCCAGCAAGAAATTTGAGTTGGCAAATATGCTACTTTTTAATTGTTTAGACAAAAAATAAGTATCTCCTCCTGTTAAAATTATTGTTAAATCGGTATATTTTTCTGAATATTCTTGAATAACACCATCTATTTCTTTAACAATTCCATTAATTACTCCACTATGAATTGAATTTGAAGTAGAATCTCCAATTAAAAATTGCGGCACTTCTGTTTCTAATAACGGTAATTTTGCTGTTTGATTATGTAATGCTTTATATCGCATTCTAATTCCTGGTGAAATAGCACCACCTAAATATTCATTTTTATCATTTATAAAATCAAACGTAACACAAGTACCAGCATCTATCACCAATACATTTTTATCTTTATATAAGTTTACTGATGCTGCTACTAAAGCAATTCTATCTATACCTAAAGTTTTAGGTGTAGAATACAAATTTTTAAATGGAATTTTAGTGTTATGATCTAAAACAAGAACACTATAATTTTCTTTCAAAAATTTTAATCCTGATTCTAAAAAATTATTGACTGAAGAAATTATAGCATGCGATATAACGTCATATTTAGATTTAATATCATTTAACTTAACAATCAAGTCTTCTTCGGTAACTACTATTTTTTCAACTAAAGTTAATTCACTAAAAACAGCTAGTTTAATATAGGTATTACCTACATCTACGATTAAATTCATCTTTAAAAATAAAGTGCTAAAAATACAAAACGCATTCAATTATTTTCTTAATTAATTTATAATATTGAAACAGAACGCCTTATAACCATTAAACTAGAATAAAATAAATAGATTTATAATTTTTATTAAAATTGTTTTGTCAATATTAAAAATGAACATATATTTGCATCCGCAATAATGCAACTGGTGCCTTAGCTCAGTTGGTAGAGCAAAGGACTGAAAATCCTTGTGTCCCTGGTTCGATTCCTGGAGGCACCACCACTAAAAACCCGAACAAATTGTTCGGGTTTTTTGGTTTTTGACAATTTATTTTCCAAAATTGTAATAAGTATTTATTTTTTTCGACATAAAACTGTAATTTCACTTTTTACGTAACTATTTTAAACACTAACTATGTCAAAAACCTATTATGATCCTGCCGATTTAAGAAAATTTGGAAAAATCTCTGAATGGAATGAAGTGCTTGGCGCCAAATTTTTTGATTATTACAATTCTGTTTTTCAAGAAGGTGCACTTACTGAAAGAGAAAAATCTTTAATCGCTTTAGCTGTTGCTCACACGATTCAATGTCCTTACTGCATAGATGCTTATACTGGCGACGGATTACAACGCGGGATTACAAAAGAAGAAATGATGGAAGCATTACATGTTGCAGGCGCAATTCGTGGCGGTGCATCTTTAGTGCATGGTGTACAAATGATGAATAAAGTAAATAAATTAGAAGGTTAATTTATGTCTAAAAAAAAATTAAAAAACCAATCTTTACAAAAACGTGAAAGTGAATTAGCTAAAACCAACAAACAGCTAGAAATTTTGTCTAATGGCATTTTTGCTAATGGCGAATTACCTACTTTTAAAGATAAAATTGCCGAAAGCAATCAATTTCCTCTTAAACCAAAACCTTTAGAAATCTTACAAATTAATGTAGGGTATATGTGCAATCAAGTTTGTGAGCATTGCCATGTAGACGCAGGACCAGATCGAAAAGAAATTATGACTAAAGAAACTATGCAGCAATGCTTAGATGTGATAAAAACAACTGGTGCTCATACTTTGGATTTAACTGGTGGTGCACCAGAAATGAATCCTAATTTTAGATGGTTTGTAGAAGAAGCTGCCAAAGCAGGAATTAAAGATTTTATTGTTCGCTCTAACTTAACTATTATTCGAGCTAATAAAAAATATCACGATTTGCCAGAATTCTTTAAAAAACACAATGTACATGTAGTATCGTCAATGCCACATTGGACAAGAGGAAAAACAGACAAGCAACGTGGCGAAGGTGTTTTTGACCAATCTATACAAGCATTAAAAG from Mesoflavibacter profundi includes:
- a CDS encoding tetratricopeptide repeat protein, encoding MKTKITLIIALFFGLSLGFAQNEQECGTKLSLMAEAAKAGSFDSAYEPYKWLRENCPKYNLAIYQYGEKILENFIETKADKKTYIIELTELWNDRAQYFPSKTKVGDVMVDACLLKYDNKDVLGLNSQQLYDCFDNAYKTDKENFKSTKGLYVYFKLMVDLYDAGQKTDQELFDKYDDVVEKIEDEVEYNSIQLNKYLAKEEAGTALSARDAKYKKYHGQMIDAFDKVTAGVDKELGDRANCSNLIPLYTKNFEANKDNSVWLQRALNKMFQKECTDDPLFIKIVDRKYELSPDADTAYYLYLKTGEQKYLDQAISLQTDPFKKSKLVYKIALGLKKKGSFGQARQYFTEALKLNPSNKNPHMHIAEMYAKSANNCGTDSFNKRAVFWLAAQEANKAGNSSAASRYNALAPTKSEIFNKDMAGKTINIGCWIGRSVSVPKL
- a CDS encoding type III pantothenate kinase — translated: MNLIVDVGNTYIKLAVFSELTLVEKIVVTEEDLIVKLNDIKSKYDVISHAIISSVNNFLESGLKFLKENYSVLVLDHNTKIPFKNLYSTPKTLGIDRIALVAASVNLYKDKNVLVIDAGTCVTFDFINDKNEYLGGAISPGIRMRYKALHNQTAKLPLLETEVPQFLIGDSTSNSIHSGVINGIVKEIDGVIQEYSEKYTDLTIILTGGDTYFLSKQLKSSIFANSNFLLEGLNFILYNNINE
- a CDS encoding arsenosugar biosynthesis-associated peroxidase-like protein, with translation MSKTYYDPADLRKFGKISEWNEVLGAKFFDYYNSVFQEGALTEREKSLIALAVAHTIQCPYCIDAYTGDGLQRGITKEEMMEALHVAGAIRGGASLVHGVQMMNKVNKLEG
- the arsS gene encoding arsenosugar biosynthesis radical SAM (seleno)protein ArsS (Some members of this family are selenoproteins.), which encodes MSKKKLKNQSLQKRESELAKTNKQLEILSNGIFANGELPTFKDKIAESNQFPLKPKPLEILQINVGYMCNQVCEHCHVDAGPDRKEIMTKETMQQCLDVIKTTGAHTLDLTGGAPEMNPNFRWFVEEAAKAGIKDFIVRSNLTIIRANKKYHDLPEFFKKHNVHVVSSMPHWTRGKTDKQRGEGVFDQSIQALKDLNAIGYGMPNSNLKLDLVYNPSGAFLPANQAAMEKDFKKALLEDFGIQFHNLFAITNLPISRFLDFLIASDNYEDYMYALVDAFNPTAVANVMCTNTISVSWDGYLYDCDFNQMLDLKVASKAKHISDYNEEILQNRDIIISQHCYGCTAGAGSSCQGTVA